The Pseudomonas azadiae genome includes a window with the following:
- a CDS encoding nucleobase:cation symporter-2 family protein, with protein sequence MTNPKASPQRPEDENLGVAANMAYGLQHVLTMYGGIVAVPLIVGQAAGLSPADIGLLIAASLFAGGLATLLQTLGLPFFGCQLPLVQGVSFAGVATMVAIVGSDGAGGVPAILGAVMAASFIGLLITPVFSRITQFFPPLVTGIVITTIGLTLMPVAARWAMGGNSRAADFGSMANIGLAALTLVLVLLLSKIGSATISRLSILLAMVIGTLIAVFLGMADFSGVAQGPMFGFPTPFHFGMPTFHVAAIISMCIVVMVTLVETSADILAVGEIIDTKVDSKRLGNGLRADMLSSMFAPIFGSFTQSAFAQNVGLVAVTGVKSRFVVATGGLFLVILGLLPFMGRVIAAVPTSVLGGAGIVLFGTVAASGIRTLSKVDYRNNMNLIIVATSIGFGMIPIAAPSFYDQFPSWFATIFHSGISSSAIMAILLNLAFNHFTVGNSDQQSVFVAGTERSLCFHDVAALRDGDYFRGGKLFDAEGKEIPVVADAPRKAAKPEATEV encoded by the coding sequence ATGACTAACCCGAAGGCGTCACCGCAGCGGCCAGAAGATGAGAATCTCGGCGTCGCCGCCAACATGGCTTACGGCCTGCAACATGTACTCACCATGTACGGCGGCATCGTCGCGGTACCGTTGATCGTCGGCCAGGCGGCCGGGTTGTCGCCGGCGGACATCGGCCTGTTGATCGCGGCGTCATTGTTTGCCGGTGGCCTGGCCACGCTGTTGCAGACCCTCGGCCTGCCATTCTTTGGCTGCCAGTTGCCGCTGGTGCAGGGCGTGTCGTTTGCCGGTGTGGCAACCATGGTGGCGATTGTCGGCAGTGATGGCGCCGGCGGCGTGCCGGCGATTCTCGGGGCGGTGATGGCCGCGTCGTTCATCGGGTTGCTGATAACCCCGGTGTTCTCAAGGATCACCCAGTTCTTTCCGCCGTTGGTGACCGGTATCGTAATCACCACCATCGGCTTGACCCTGATGCCGGTCGCGGCGCGCTGGGCCATGGGCGGCAATAGCCGCGCTGCGGATTTCGGCAGCATGGCCAATATCGGCCTGGCGGCGCTGACCCTGGTGCTGGTGCTGCTGCTGAGCAAGATCGGCAGCGCGACCATTTCACGCCTGTCGATCCTGTTGGCGATGGTGATCGGCACGCTGATCGCGGTGTTCCTCGGCATGGCGGACTTCTCCGGCGTGGCCCAAGGGCCGATGTTCGGTTTCCCGACGCCATTCCATTTCGGCATGCCGACCTTCCACGTGGCCGCGATCATTTCCATGTGCATCGTGGTGATGGTGACCTTGGTCGAAACCTCGGCCGACATTCTGGCGGTGGGTGAAATCATCGACACCAAGGTCGATTCCAAACGCCTGGGTAATGGCCTGCGCGCCGACATGCTGTCGAGCATGTTTGCGCCAATCTTCGGTTCGTTCACACAGAGCGCGTTTGCCCAGAACGTCGGGCTGGTGGCGGTTACCGGGGTGAAGAGCCGCTTTGTGGTGGCCACGGGCGGGCTGTTCCTGGTGATCCTCGGCTTGTTGCCGTTCATGGGGCGCGTGATCGCGGCCGTGCCCACCTCAGTGCTGGGCGGCGCCGGGATCGTGCTGTTCGGCACTGTGGCCGCCAGCGGTATCCGCACACTGTCGAAGGTGGATTACCGTAACAACATGAACCTGATCATCGTCGCCACTTCCATCGGTTTCGGCATGATCCCGATTGCCGCGCCGAGCTTCTACGATCAATTCCCCAGCTGGTTCGCGACCATCTTCCACTCGGGAATCAGCTCGTCGGCGATCATGGCGATCCTGCTGAACCTGGCGTTCAACCATTTCACCGTCGGCAACTCGGACCAGCAATCGGTGTTTGTGGCCGGGACGGAGCGCAGTTTGTGTTTCCACGACGTGGCGGCACTGCGTGACGGGGATTACTTCAGGGGCGGCAAGTTGTTTGATGCCGAGGGTAAGGAGATTCCGGTGGTGGCGGATGCGCCGAGGAAAGCAGCCAAGCCTGAGGCCACTGAAGTCTAG
- a CDS encoding ABC transporter substrate-binding protein, with the protein MQSRHLKLLAAATLTAWSLTAGLAQAAGVLTIGCREDSTTFDPIKSAQNRDTWVFANVYDTLVRVDNLGTKMEPGLAESWNISQDGLTYTFKLRDAKFSDGSAITADDAAFSLLRIRDNKASLWADPFNLISTAKASDPKTLVVTLKTPAVAFLSQLASPTVSILSEKAMTRMGEDAYSENPVTSGAFTVDEWRKGDRVILKKNPNFWQAKQVSLDGVEWVSVTDDNTRMRMVQNNELDTAIFVPFSRVEELKKDKNVVIHADPSTREDHLLINHEHGLLAKPEVRQALDMAIDKQSLVKTATYGQGTVAYSYIPKGSLYHYANNLQRPYDPTAAKKLLEQAGAKDLKLNYVVNAGNEADEQIAVIIKDQLAKVGVTANLQKVDPTQSWQMLVDGEYDISVMYWTNDILDPDQKTTFVLGHDTNQNYMTRYKNDKVKDLVAAARIEADPAKREQMYVELQKLAKQDVNWIDLYYSPYINISRKNVSNFLQNPLGRFTLEEVVKN; encoded by the coding sequence ATGCAATCGCGCCACTTGAAGTTGCTCGCCGCCGCTACGTTGACCGCCTGGTCCCTGACTGCAGGGCTGGCACAGGCCGCTGGTGTTCTCACCATCGGCTGCCGTGAAGACAGCACCACGTTCGACCCGATCAAAAGCGCGCAGAACCGCGACACCTGGGTGTTCGCCAACGTCTACGACACCCTCGTGCGCGTGGACAACCTGGGGACCAAGATGGAACCGGGCCTGGCCGAAAGCTGGAATATTTCTCAGGACGGCCTGACCTACACCTTCAAGCTGCGTGATGCCAAGTTCTCCGACGGCTCGGCGATCACCGCTGACGATGCGGCGTTCAGCCTGTTGCGCATCCGCGACAACAAGGCCTCGCTGTGGGCCGACCCGTTCAACCTGATCAGCACCGCCAAGGCGTCGGACCCGAAGACCCTGGTGGTCACGCTGAAGACCCCGGCCGTCGCCTTCCTTTCGCAACTGGCGTCGCCGACGGTGTCGATCCTGTCGGAAAAAGCCATGACCAGGATGGGCGAAGACGCCTACTCGGAAAACCCGGTGACCTCCGGCGCGTTTACCGTGGACGAGTGGCGCAAGGGCGATCGCGTCATCCTCAAGAAGAACCCGAACTTCTGGCAGGCCAAGCAGGTGAGCCTGGATGGCGTGGAGTGGGTGTCGGTCACCGATGACAATACGCGCATGCGCATGGTGCAGAACAACGAGCTGGACACCGCGATCTTCGTACCTTTCTCGCGGGTTGAAGAGCTGAAGAAAGACAAGAACGTAGTGATCCACGCCGACCCGTCCACCCGTGAAGATCACCTGCTGATCAACCACGAACACGGCCTGCTGGCCAAGCCGGAAGTGCGTCAGGCGCTGGACATGGCCATCGACAAGCAATCGCTGGTCAAGACCGCCACTTACGGCCAGGGCACCGTGGCCTATTCCTACATCCCGAAGGGCTCGCTGTACCACTACGCCAACAACCTGCAACGCCCGTATGACCCGACCGCCGCCAAGAAGCTGCTGGAACAGGCCGGCGCCAAGGACTTGAAACTCAACTACGTGGTCAACGCCGGCAACGAAGCCGACGAGCAGATCGCGGTGATCATCAAGGACCAACTGGCCAAGGTCGGCGTGACCGCCAACCTGCAAAAGGTCGACCCGACCCAGAGCTGGCAGATGCTGGTGGACGGTGAGTACGATATTTCGGTGATGTACTGGACCAACGACATCCTCGACCCGGACCAGAAGACCACGTTCGTGCTGGGCCACGACACCAACCAGAATTACATGACCCGATACAAGAACGACAAGGTCAAGGACCTGGTGGCCGCCGCGCGGATCGAGGCCGACCCTGCCAAGCGCGAGCAAATGTATGTCGAACTGCAGAAACTGGCGAAACAGGATGTGAACTGGATCGACTTGTATTACAGCCCGTACATCAACATCTCACGCAAAAATGTGAGCAACTTCCTGCAAAACCCGCTGGGGCGATTCACGCTTGAGGAAGTGGTGAAAAACTAA
- a CDS encoding proline iminopeptidase-family hydrolase produces MWREIAPDQQYSVQVDGHELVVYSFGQGDEVLLCLNGGPGLPCDYLRDAHGWLKDHNLRVVAFDQLGTGASARPTDVSLWEISRYVEEVETVRQALGLGRVHLLGHSWGGWLGIEYAIHYPDALKSLILENTVGDIPHLSRELERLRGALGSETVAMMQRHEAMGTLDHPQYQAAITLLNYRHVCRLDEWPEPVKRSLGDWNMGPYETMQGPNEFLYIGNLKDWNRLDEMAGFKMPILITTGQHDELTPACALRMKLAATHAELHVFPNSSHMPFYEEPQAYFPVLLDFLARHRG; encoded by the coding sequence ATGTGGCGTGAAATTGCCCCCGACCAGCAGTACAGCGTGCAAGTCGATGGCCATGAACTCGTGGTCTACAGCTTCGGCCAAGGCGATGAGGTGCTGCTGTGCCTCAACGGCGGGCCGGGCCTGCCGTGTGACTACTTGCGCGACGCCCATGGCTGGCTCAAAGACCATAACCTGCGAGTGGTTGCATTCGACCAGCTTGGCACAGGCGCTTCAGCCAGGCCCACCGACGTTTCGTTGTGGGAAATCAGCCGTTATGTCGAAGAAGTCGAAACCGTGCGCCAGGCGCTGGGCCTGGGGCGCGTGCATTTGCTTGGGCATTCCTGGGGCGGCTGGCTTGGTATCGAATACGCCATCCACTACCCCGATGCGCTGAAAAGCCTGATCCTGGAAAACACCGTCGGCGATATTCCGCACCTGTCCCGGGAGCTGGAGCGCCTGCGCGGCGCCCTCGGCAGCGAAACCGTGGCGATGATGCAACGCCACGAAGCCATGGGCACCCTCGACCACCCGCAATACCAGGCCGCGATCACCTTGCTCAACTATCGCCACGTGTGCCGCCTCGACGAATGGCCCGAGCCGGTCAAGCGTTCCCTCGGTGACTGGAACATGGGCCCCTACGAAACCATGCAGGGGCCCAACGAATTCCTCTACATCGGCAATCTCAAGGACTGGAACCGCCTCGACGAGATGGCCGGGTTCAAGATGCCGATCCTGATCACCACCGGCCAGCACGACGAACTTACCCCGGCGTGCGCCCTGCGCATGAAGCTTGCGGCCACACATGCTGAACTGCACGTTTTCCCCAACAGCAGCCATATGCCGTTTTACGAGGAGCCCCAGGCGTATTTCCCGGTGTTGCTGGACTTCCTTGCACGTCACCGAGGCTGA
- a CDS encoding nucleoside-binding protein: MKKALQGATVALTLLGGGEAVAVEWMNNSVGFRYGQQFTNPNNPDEFSKRIYSFTHASGYRYGSHFLNLDVFLSDSRDPRKGTDRGGSEVYAVYRHQLFASRVFDLPLGSGLVKDYALTLGFDANRNNNLASAKKRALVIGPTLKFNTVGVLDLSLMYYKERNHTGIPGAQEMNHTFDDTYMLNLTWMRPFEIADHAAKFQGFINYVGEKGDDYHGRDTAPEALMRTALMVAVRPGKSVKPNLYLGVGYEYWHNKFGVDGGRGSRTSTPTVNMEITF, translated from the coding sequence ATGAAAAAGGCACTACAGGGCGCAACCGTTGCACTCACCTTGCTCGGCGGTGGGGAGGCCGTCGCGGTGGAATGGATGAACAACAGCGTAGGTTTTCGCTACGGCCAGCAGTTCACCAATCCGAATAACCCCGATGAATTCAGCAAGCGCATCTACAGCTTTACCCACGCCAGCGGCTACCGGTATGGCAGCCATTTCCTCAACCTCGATGTGTTCCTGTCCGACAGCCGCGACCCGCGCAAGGGCACTGACCGGGGCGGGAGCGAGGTCTACGCGGTGTATCGGCACCAGCTGTTTGCATCGCGGGTGTTCGATCTGCCGCTGGGCAGCGGCCTGGTCAAGGATTACGCGCTCACGTTGGGTTTTGACGCCAACCGCAACAACAACCTCGCTTCAGCGAAAAAACGCGCGCTGGTGATCGGCCCGACCTTGAAGTTCAACACCGTCGGTGTGCTGGACTTGAGCCTGATGTACTACAAGGAAAGGAACCACACCGGCATCCCCGGCGCGCAGGAGATGAACCACACCTTCGACGACACCTACATGCTCAACCTGACCTGGATGCGCCCCTTTGAAATCGCCGACCACGCAGCGAAGTTCCAGGGGTTCATCAACTACGTCGGGGAGAAAGGCGATGACTACCACGGCCGCGATACCGCGCCGGAAGCGCTGATGCGCACAGCGCTGATGGTGGCGGTACGACCGGGCAAAAGCGTGAAGCCGAACCTGTACCTGGGGGTGGGTTATGAGTACTGGCATAACAAGTTCGGCGTGGACGGCGGCCGGGGCAGCCGTACATCCACGCCGACGGTGAATATGGAAATCACCTTTTAG
- a CDS encoding proline iminopeptidase-family hydrolase yields MEFIEKIREGYAAFGAYQTWYRVTGDLRSGRTPLVIIHGGPGCTHDYVDAFKDVAASGHAVIHYDQIGNGRSTHLPEKDPSFWTVELFLAELDNLLDHLQISDNYAILGQSWGGMLGSEHAMRQPKGLRAFIPANSPTCMRTWVSEANRLRKLLPEGVHETLLKHEAAGAYQDPEYLAASRVFYDHHVCRVNPWPEEVARTFAQVDSDPTVYHAMSGPTEFHVIGSLKDWKSTGRLSAIKVPTLVISGRHDEATPLVVKPFLDEIADVRWALFEDSSHMPHVEERQACMGTVVKFLDEVCSVNYKKLKAD; encoded by the coding sequence ATGGAATTCATCGAAAAAATCCGCGAAGGGTATGCGGCGTTTGGCGCCTACCAAACCTGGTACCGCGTCACCGGCGACCTGCGCAGCGGGCGCACGCCCCTGGTGATCATCCACGGCGGCCCCGGCTGCACCCATGATTATGTTGATGCCTTCAAAGACGTTGCCGCCAGCGGCCACGCCGTCATCCATTACGACCAGATCGGCAACGGCCGCTCGACCCATCTGCCGGAAAAAGACCCGTCTTTCTGGACCGTGGAACTGTTCCTCGCCGAATTGGACAACCTGCTGGACCACCTGCAGATCAGCGACAACTACGCGATCCTCGGCCAATCCTGGGGCGGCATGCTCGGCAGTGAGCACGCGATGCGGCAGCCCAAGGGCCTGCGTGCCTTTATCCCGGCCAATTCGCCGACCTGCATGCGCACCTGGGTGAGCGAAGCTAACCGTCTGCGCAAATTGTTGCCCGAGGGTGTGCATGAAACCCTGCTCAAGCACGAAGCCGCCGGTGCTTACCAGGACCCGGAATACCTCGCCGCCTCGCGCGTGTTCTATGACCATCACGTGTGCCGGGTCAACCCGTGGCCTGAAGAGGTCGCGCGCACGTTCGCCCAAGTCGATTCGGACCCGACGGTGTACCACGCCATGAGCGGGCCCACCGAGTTCCATGTGATCGGCAGCCTGAAGGACTGGAAATCGACGGGCCGGTTGTCGGCGATCAAGGTGCCGACCCTGGTCATTTCGGGCCGCCACGACGAGGCCACGCCGCTGGTGGTCAAGCCGTTCCTGGATGAAATCGCCGATGTGCGCTGGGCGCTGTTTGAGGACTCCAGCCACATGCCCCATGTGGAAGAACGCCAGGCGTGCATGGGGACGGTGGTGAAGTTTCTGGATGAGGTGTGTTCTGTAAATTACAAAAAACTGAAGGCTGATTAG
- a CDS encoding ABC transporter ATP-binding protein: MSLLHVRDLSVIANNAGRDLTLVDRVSFDLAEGEILGLVGESGSGKTMACRGLMRLLPSPNLRVQGGAVRLAGEDLLQLDEAGMRAVRGGQLGMIFQNPSSHLDPLMRIGEQIAEGIRLHQGASKKDARLQAIDVLRQVGIPDPQARVDNYPHEFSGGMRQRAMIAVALGCNPKVLIADEPTTALDVTVQAQILRLLLELRDQRGLSIIMITHDLGVVAQTCDAIAVMYAGRLCEHGSKYELLAHPQHPYTAGLIDCQPAHSSGHALLRTIPGQPPLLDALPAGCRFNPRCPQAGALCTEALPQGSRVACHYPLGAHS; the protein is encoded by the coding sequence ATGAGCCTGCTGCACGTGCGCGACCTCAGCGTGATCGCCAATAACGCCGGGCGTGATCTCACGCTGGTAGACCGCGTGTCCTTTGACCTGGCCGAAGGCGAAATCCTCGGGCTGGTGGGGGAAAGCGGCTCCGGCAAGACCATGGCCTGTCGCGGCCTGATGCGCCTGCTGCCGTCGCCCAATTTGCGCGTCCAGGGCGGCGCGGTTCGGCTGGCGGGCGAGGACTTGCTGCAACTCGATGAGGCCGGTATGCGCGCCGTGCGCGGCGGTCAGTTGGGCATGATCTTCCAGAACCCCAGCAGCCACCTCGACCCGCTGATGCGCATCGGCGAGCAGATCGCCGAGGGCATTCGCCTGCACCAGGGCGCGTCGAAAAAGGACGCGCGGTTGCAGGCCATCGACGTGCTGCGCCAGGTCGGCATTCCCGATCCCCAGGCGCGAGTCGACAACTACCCCCACGAGTTTTCCGGCGGCATGCGTCAACGCGCGATGATCGCCGTGGCCCTGGGCTGCAACCCCAAGGTGCTGATCGCCGACGAGCCGACCACGGCCCTGGATGTGACGGTGCAGGCGCAAATCCTGCGGCTGTTGCTGGAGCTGCGTGATCAACGCGGCCTGTCGATTATCATGATTACCCACGACCTCGGCGTGGTCGCGCAAACCTGCGATGCCATCGCCGTGATGTATGCCGGGCGCCTGTGTGAGCACGGCAGCAAATATGAGTTGCTGGCGCATCCGCAGCATCCTTACACCGCGGGCCTGATCGATTGCCAGCCCGCCCACAGCAGCGGTCACGCGCTGTTGCGCACCATCCCCGGACAGCCGCCGTTGCTCGACGCATTGCCCGCCGGCTGCCGATTCAACCCGCGTTGCCCGCAGGCCGGCGCCTTGTGCACCGAGGCGCTGCCGCAAGGTTCGCGGGTCGCCTGTCATTACCCTTTGGGAGCGCATTCATGA
- a CDS encoding ABC transporter permease, with amino-acid sequence MNLARYRFVLSRPLQLLPVLLGISLITFVLVRSIPGDPARALLGSRSTPDALLKIRAQYGLDQPLWLQYFYFLKNLLKGDLGQSLLYKVDALKLIVTRIEPTLLLVLGSVVLALLIAVPLATLAARNKGGWADNLIRVFTTVGLGMPAFWLGLMLILLLSVQWGLFPVSGYGRTWLDKVHHMVLPCLTIALALSAVLVRNLRASMLMELQADHVTAARARGLSEAAVFRRHVLPNSLVPAVNLLAVNIGWLISGTVVIESLFAIPGIGQLLVRGIFTRDYMVVQGVAMVLACATVVVNFIADVVTVALDPRVKMQ; translated from the coding sequence ATGAACCTGGCGCGCTATCGTTTTGTGCTGTCTCGGCCGCTGCAATTGCTGCCGGTGCTGCTTGGCATCAGCCTGATCACCTTTGTGCTGGTGCGCTCGATCCCCGGCGACCCGGCGCGCGCCCTGCTGGGGTCGCGCAGCACGCCGGATGCCTTGCTGAAGATTCGGGCGCAGTACGGCCTCGACCAACCGTTGTGGCTGCAATACTTCTACTTCCTGAAAAACCTGCTCAAGGGCGACCTTGGCCAATCGCTGCTGTACAAGGTCGACGCCCTCAAGCTGATCGTCACCCGCATCGAGCCCACCCTGTTATTGGTGCTGGGCAGCGTGGTGCTGGCGCTGTTGATCGCGGTGCCGCTGGCGACCTTGGCCGCGCGCAACAAAGGCGGCTGGGCGGATAACCTGATCCGCGTGTTCACCACGGTCGGCCTGGGCATGCCGGCGTTCTGGCTGGGCCTGATGCTGATCCTGTTGCTGAGCGTGCAGTGGGGCCTGTTTCCGGTCTCCGGTTACGGCCGCACTTGGCTGGATAAGGTGCACCATATGGTGCTGCCGTGCCTGACCATCGCCCTGGCGCTGTCGGCGGTGCTGGTGCGTAACCTGCGCGCGAGCATGTTGATGGAGCTGCAGGCCGACCACGTCACCGCCGCCCGCGCACGTGGGCTGTCGGAAGCCGCCGTGTTCCGCCGTCATGTGTTGCCCAATTCACTGGTGCCGGCGGTCAACCTGCTGGCGGTGAATATCGGCTGGCTGATCAGCGGCACGGTGGTGATCGAAAGCCTGTTCGCCATTCCCGGCATCGGCCAACTGCTGGTGCGCGGCATTTTCACCCGCGATTACATGGTGGTGCAGGGCGTGGCCATGGTGCTGGCCTGTGCGACGGTGGTGGTCAACTTTATCGCCGACGTGGTGACGGTGGCCCTCGACCCGCGAGTGAAGATGCAATGA
- a CDS encoding ABC transporter permease, producing the protein MSSRPMIAPWRLRLRFGFRNGRLTAAWGLLILLMWLALALFAPWIAPYDPIAQNTDASLLGPGLAHPFGTDNYGRDILSRVIWGARIDLQLAIVGVIFPFMIGTFIGAVSGYIGGRFDSVCMRVIDVILAFPFLVLMLAIMAILGPGLQSFYIAMALVGWVSYARLIRSQILVLKESDFALAAKSLGFGHGRILFRHLLPNAMFGSIVFSMSDAVLVLLNGAAVSYLGLGVQPPTAEWGTMVAEGQAFITTAWWICTFPGLAIVTLAMGFSLLADGVAQVLGDRS; encoded by the coding sequence ATGAGCAGCCGCCCGATGATTGCCCCGTGGCGCTTGCGCCTGCGTTTTGGTTTTCGCAACGGTCGCCTGACCGCTGCGTGGGGCCTGTTGATTCTGCTGATGTGGCTGGCGCTCGCGCTGTTTGCGCCGTGGATCGCGCCCTATGACCCGATTGCGCAAAACACCGATGCCAGTTTGCTCGGCCCCGGCCTTGCCCATCCATTTGGTACGGACAACTACGGCAGGGACATCCTTTCGAGGGTGATCTGGGGCGCGCGCATCGACCTGCAACTGGCCATCGTCGGGGTGATCTTTCCGTTCATGATTGGCACCTTTATCGGCGCGGTCTCCGGCTACATCGGCGGTCGTTTCGACAGTGTCTGCATGCGCGTGATCGATGTGATCCTGGCGTTCCCGTTCCTGGTACTGATGCTGGCGATCATGGCCATCCTCGGTCCGGGCTTGCAGAGTTTTTATATCGCCATGGCGCTGGTGGGCTGGGTGTCGTACGCGCGGCTGATCCGTTCGCAGATCCTGGTGCTCAAGGAAAGCGACTTTGCCCTGGCCGCCAAGAGCCTGGGTTTTGGCCACGGGCGCATTTTGTTCCGGCACCTGTTGCCCAATGCGATGTTCGGCTCGATTGTATTTTCCATGTCTGACGCGGTGCTGGTGCTGCTCAATGGCGCCGCGGTGAGTTACCTGGGCCTGGGTGTGCAACCGCCGACCGCCGAATGGGGAACGATGGTCGCCGAAGGGCAAGCGTTTATAACCACCGCCTGGTGGATCTGCACCTTTCCAGGGTTGGCCATCGTGACCTTGGCCATGGGTTTCAGCCTGCTGGCCGACGGTGTGGCGCAAGTGTTGGGGGACCGCTCATGA
- a CDS encoding LuxR family transcriptional regulator, whose protein sequence is MLAKLTALNHRLMPGRSLDEQMDNTFILAQQLGFDALVYDYSPVPIDQDGALITPSVLELRNTPPDWHALWCSKGFYQIDPVQHLALSTVSPFVWSYDVKVDTPLQRIIDPCHAPVSSYLHDQQLTCGVSVPIHLPRGGFASLTGLRTGKAGHVLQDAQRTLSDFSLISHALQEAAYPLFSKELRTYPHIHLTKRERECLKWAADGLTAAEIATQLSRSLAVVTLHLASAMHKLGAKNRVQAVVRATHYRLLED, encoded by the coding sequence ATGCTGGCCAAGCTGACTGCCTTAAATCACCGTCTGATGCCGGGCAGGAGCCTGGATGAGCAGATGGACAACACGTTTATCCTCGCCCAGCAGTTGGGTTTCGATGCGCTGGTGTATGACTACAGCCCGGTGCCGATTGACCAGGATGGTGCATTGATCACCCCTTCGGTGCTCGAACTGCGCAACACCCCGCCAGACTGGCATGCCTTGTGGTGCAGCAAAGGGTTCTACCAGATCGACCCGGTGCAACACCTGGCCCTGAGCACGGTGTCACCGTTTGTGTGGTCCTATGACGTCAAGGTCGACACGCCTTTGCAGAGGATCATCGACCCCTGCCACGCGCCGGTGTCTTCCTACCTGCACGACCAGCAATTGACCTGCGGCGTCAGCGTGCCGATCCACCTGCCCCGTGGCGGCTTCGCCTCGCTGACCGGCCTGCGTACCGGCAAAGCCGGCCACGTATTGCAGGATGCGCAGCGTACCTTGTCGGATTTCAGCCTGATTTCCCATGCGTTGCAGGAGGCAGCCTACCCGCTGTTCAGCAAAGAGCTGCGCACCTACCCGCACATCCACCTGACCAAACGCGAGCGCGAGTGCCTCAAATGGGCCGCCGACGGCCTGACCGCCGCCGAAATCGCCACGCAATTGAGCCGTTCACTGGCGGTGGTCACCCTGCACCTGGCCTCGGCGATGCACAAGTTGGGCGCCAAGAATCGCGTACAGGCCGTGGTTCGCGCCACCCACTACCGCTTGCTTGAAGACTGA
- a CDS encoding ABC transporter ATP-binding protein gives MSLLQIKDLEVKFAASGSGVFGLNKQWVRAVNGVSLDLAAGETLGLVGESGSGKSTLGRAVLHLNPISAGQVLFDGVDMAHGSAIDITRLRHETAMIFQDPYAALNPRQTIGEIIAEVLRVQRKVAPVQIPARVNELLDLVGLRPELASRKPGSLSGGQCQRVGIARALAVEPRLIIADECVAALDVSIQGQIINLLLELQQRMNLAILFIAHDLAIVRRLCDRVAVMYLGKIVEEGPVEAVFTSPRHPYTAALIQAIPEIDPHRPLPTEPLPGEPPSPLNLPTGCAFHPRCRHARAMCSVVLPPTHFLHEHRYSCVLEEPLL, from the coding sequence ATGAGCCTGTTGCAGATCAAGGACCTTGAGGTGAAGTTTGCCGCGTCCGGCAGCGGCGTGTTCGGCTTGAACAAGCAGTGGGTGAGGGCGGTAAACGGCGTGTCCCTGGACCTGGCGGCGGGTGAAACCCTGGGGTTGGTCGGCGAGTCCGGCAGCGGCAAGAGCACCCTCGGCCGGGCGGTCTTGCACCTCAACCCGATCAGCGCCGGCCAGGTGTTGTTCGATGGCGTCGACATGGCGCACGGCAGCGCCATCGACATCACCCGATTGCGGCATGAAACCGCGATGATTTTCCAAGACCCCTACGCCGCGCTGAACCCGCGCCAGACCATCGGCGAAATTATTGCCGAAGTGCTGCGCGTGCAGCGCAAGGTTGCGCCGGTGCAGATCCCCGCCCGCGTTAACGAATTGCTCGACCTGGTCGGCCTGCGCCCCGAACTGGCCAGCCGTAAACCCGGCTCCCTCAGCGGCGGCCAGTGCCAGCGCGTCGGCATCGCCCGGGCGCTGGCGGTGGAGCCACGGCTGATCATCGCCGATGAATGCGTGGCGGCGCTGGATGTGTCGATCCAGGGCCAGATCATCAACCTGCTGCTGGAATTGCAACAGCGCATGAACCTGGCGATCCTGTTTATCGCCCATGACCTGGCCATCGTGCGGCGCTTGTGCGACCGCGTGGCGGTGATGTACCTGGGCAAGATCGTCGAGGAGGGGCCGGTGGAAGCGGTCTTCACCTCGCCGCGCCATCCCTACACGGCGGCGTTGATCCAGGCGATCCCCGAGATCGATCCGCATCGGCCGTTGCCTACGGAGCCCTTGCCGGGTGAGCCCCCGAGCCCACTGAATTTGCCTACGGGCTGCGCCTTTCACCCGCGTTGCCGGCACGCCCGCGCAATGTGTTCCGTGGTATTGCCGCCGACCCATTTCCTGCACGAGCATCGGTACAGTTGCGTGCTTGAAGAACCTTTGCTTTGA